From a region of the Phaeodactylum tricornutum CCAP 1055/1 chromosome 4, whole genome shotgun sequence genome:
- a CDS encoding predicted protein, with protein MLPDGPLSVIDLAEILEEKPVSVIKFLMTDLGVMASMTQNLDSATCVAVAEGFGKIGLEESALATGVVFDEDDPADLKPRAPVVTIMGHVDHGKTSLLDTIRKTQVTAGEAGGITQHIAAYQVTRNDQTITFVDTPGHAAFTDMRERGANITDIIVLVVAADDGVKQQTADSIACARQAGVPLIVAINKCDLETADPTKVMTELTSYDVLTEEFGGDVLSSQISAKKGTNIDDLLDKIMLQAEIQDIKANPDRDAECIVVEANVEKGLGTVATTLVQKGTLRVGDVFVAGETHGKVRALLSTSNNDRMKEVGPSTPVRVVGFEGVPCAGDVLIVAKDEQTAREMAENRQRIAREKSSSSYQAGLMDSVAMTFGAVKESREMCVVVKADVQGSAEALTRALRDLKREDDQAIVTVKVLVSEAGEVSKSDIAIASVTPDTTVIAFNIPASFAAMEDSRVTGVPIEYYNIIYDAIESVESRMQEVLSPTPEGEYVGSAKVQEVFNIGGTGNIAGSRCTNGFLKKGANVRVMRGDKILIESRIKTLRNFKAETDSIEEGNECGIGLLDFEAFEPDDVIECYVE; from the exons ATGCTACCGGATGGCCCTCTTTCGGTCAttgatttggccgaaatcCTTGAGGAAAAACCGGTGTCGGTGATCAAGTTTTTGATGACTGATCTGGGCGTCATGGCTTCCATGACTCAGAATCTCGATTCAGCAACCTGCGTGGCGGTTGCGGAAGGTTTCGGAAAGATT GGCTTGGAAGAGAGCGCTCTTGCGACTGGAGTTGTGTTTGATGAAGATGACCCGGCCGATCTTAAACCTCGTGCTCCTGTCGTTACCATCATGGGACATGTTGATCATGGAAAAACTTCTCTGTTGGACACCATCCGAAAGACTCAAGTCACTGCCGGTGAAGCGGGCGGTATCACGCAACATATTGCAGCCTATCAAGTCACTCGAAACGATCAAACGATAACTTTCGTGGACACGCCTGGACATGCAGCGTTTACTGATATGCGTGAACGTGGAGCAAACATTACCGATATCATTGTCTTAGTGGTAGCTGCTGATGACGGAGTAAAGCAACAGACGGCAGACTCCATTGCATGTGCCCGCCAGGCAGGTGTACCGCTTATCGTTGCGATTAACAAGTGCGATCTTGAAACTGCCGACCCTACAAAAGTCATGACCGAGCTTACGTCCTACGatgttttgacggaagaatTTGGTGGCGATGTTTTATCGTCTCAGATCAGTGCTAAAAAAGGCACCAACATCGACGACTTGCTAGACAAGATCATGCTACAGGCCGAAATTCAGGACATTAAGGCAAATCCAGATCGTGATGCGGAGTGCATTGTAGTCGAAGCAAACGTTGAGAAAGGCTTGGGTACAGTTGCAACAACTCTCGTTCAGAAAGGAACCCTACGTGTCGGAGatgtttttgttgctggtgaAACCCATGGAAAGGTGCGAGCTTTGCTCTCAACATCAAATAATGATCGCATGAAAGAGGTCGGTCCTAGCACTCCAGTTCGAGTAGTGGGTTTTGAGGGCGTTCCCTGTGCTGGGGATGTTCTGATTGTTGCGAAAGACGAACAGACAGCCCGTGAAATGGCTGAAAACAGGCAAAGAATAGCTAGGGAAaagtcctcgtcttcttATCAAGCTGGTTTGATGGATTCTGTTGCGATGACATTTGGTGCTGTTAAAGAGAGTCGTGAAATGTGTGTCGTTGTCAAGGCTGATGTCCAGGGCTCCGCCGAAGCTTTGACTCGTGCTCTTAGAGATTTGAAGCGCGAAGATGATCAAGCAattgtaactgtaaaagttCTTGTGAGTGAAGCGGGCGAAGTCAGCAAAAGCGATATCGCCATTGCAAGCGTTACACCGGATACAACCGTGATTGCTTTCAATATTCCAGCGTCATTCGCCGCAATGGAAGACTCCCGCGTAACCGGGGTGCCGATTGAATATTACAATATAATTTATGATGCCATTGAGTCGGTCGAGTCGAGAATGCAAGAAGTCTTATCCCCGACACCTGAAGGAGAGTATGTTGGTTCTGCCAAGGTTCAAGAAGTATTCAATATTGGCGGAACGGGCAATATTGCAGGCAGCCGATGCACAAACGGCTTTTTGAAGAAGGGAGCAAATGTTCGTGTTATGCGAGGGGACAAAATCCTCATCGAAAGTCGAATCAAGACCTTGCGAAATTTCAAAGCAGAAACGGACTCGATTGAGGAAGGCAACGAATGTGGAATTGGCCTCCTCGATTTTGAGGCGTTTGAACCGGACGACGTTATTGAATGCTATGTGGAATAG